Part of the Xanthomonas sp. SI genome is shown below.
GCTGAGGCTGGAATAGCCGGTGCCGAAGTCGTCCAGCGACAGGCGTACGCCGCTGGCCTGCAACTGACGCAGATTGGCCAGCACCGCCGGTGCGTTGGACAGCATGACGCTCTCGGTCATCTCCAGCGCCAGGTCGCTGGGCACCAGCCCATGTGCGCTCAGTTTCTTGGCCACGCGCGCCGGCAACTGCGCGTCGGCGAAGTTGCTGGCCGAGAGGTTGACCGCCACGCGCGGCACCGGCACGCCGCGCAGGCGCCAATCGGCCATCTGCCGGCAGGCCTGGCGCAGCACCCAATGCCCGAGTTCGTCGATCAGCCCGCATTCCTCGGCCATCGGCACGAAGCGCGCCGGCGAGATGTCGCCCAGATGCGGGTGCTGCCAGCGCAGCAGCGCTTCCACGCCGTACAGCGCGTAGGGCGGCTGGCTGTGCAACTGCGGCTGGTAGTGCAACTGCAGCTGGTCGCGGCGCAACGCCTCGCGCAGCGCGGTCTCCAGCGCCACGCGTTCCTGCGCCATGCGGTTCATGTCGGCGCTGAAGAAGCGGAAACTGCCGCCGCCTTCGTTCTTGGCCCGGTACATGGCCAGGTCGGCGTGGCGCAGCAGGGTCTCGATGTCGCGGCCGTCGTCGGGGAACATCGCCACGCCGATGCTGGCGCCCGGGTGCAGGGTCACGTGCCCGACCACCAGCGGATCGGCCAGCGCCAGCAACAGCCGTTCGGCCACGCCGGCGGCCTGTTCGGCGCCGCACTGCGGCAGCATCAGCACGAACTCGTCGCCGGCCTGGCGCCCGATCAGGTCGGTCGCGCTCAAGGTCTCGCCCAGGCGCCGCGCGATGTCGCGCAGCATGCCGTCGCCGGCGGCGTGGCCCTGGGTCTCGTTGACGCGTTTGAAGCGGTCGATGTCGACGAACAGGATCGCCACCGGAAACGCGTGGTACTCGGCGGCGGCCAGCGCCTGCTCGGCACGTGCGCTGAACATGACCCGGTTGGGCAGGCCGGTCAGCGAGTCGTAGAACGCCAGTTGGTGCACGCGCGCCTTGGTCTGCTCGCGCTCCAGCGCCAGCGCGCACAGGTGCAGGCACAGCTCGATCAGCCGCAGGTGCCAGGGCTGCGGTTCGCACACGTCGCGGTAATACAGCGCGAAACTGCCGAGCACGCGCCCGCCGCTGGACTTGATCGGGCTGGCCACGCAGCTGCCCAGGCCGAGCTGCTGCACCAGCGGCCGGTACTCGGCGAACAGCGGATCGGTGGCGGCATCGCGCACCAGCACCTGCTTGCCGCGCCAGATCGCCGCGCCGCAGGCACCGGCGGTGGGACCCACGCGCATGCATTCGACCGCGGCGTTGAAGGCGGTCGGCAGGCTCGGCGAAGCCAGCGGGTGCAGCCGCCCGTCGCCATCGACGCTGATGATCGAGGCCACCACCTGCGGGGCGACGCGCTCGACTTCGCTGCAGATCAGCGCGGCCACGTCGACCAGCGGCTGTTCGCGGACCAGCGCGTCGAGCACGTTCTTGTGCAAGATCTCGTGCATCTTGCTCTGGGTGATGTCGGTGAACGACACCACGTAGTGCTGGATGCCGCCGTCCGCGTCGGCGATCGGATTGGCCATCAGCGTGGTCCACAGCGGCGAGCCGTCCTTGCGGTAGACCAGCAGATCGGTCTGGTGGCCCAGGCCGCCGACCACGCGTTCGCGGGTCAGCCGTACCGCCTGCATGTCGGTGCCGACGCCGGGCAGCACGCTGCTGGGCAGCAGCCCGCGCACTTCCTCGGCGGTATAGCCGAACATGTGCACGAAGCCGGCGTTGACGTAGAGGATCGCCAGCTGCGGGTCGCAGACCACGATGGCGTTGTCGCTGCGGTCCAGGGCCAGCGACAGCAGCCGCATCTTGGCGTCGCGCTCGCGTTCGGCGCTGATGTCGCGCACGAACACCACGTACAGCGGCGCCGTTTGCTGCGGCACCGTGGCCGCGCTGACCGACACCCAGCGCTGCACGCCGTCGTTGCCGGGCAACTGCAGTTCGTAGCCGTCGCCGGGGGTGTCGGTGCGCTGCCGCATGCACCTGGCCAGGAACGGCGCGCGCGCCTCGTCCGGCACCAGCTCGCCGAGCGAACGCCCCAGGACCTGCGCCTGCGACAGGCCCCACAGCGCCTCGGCGGTCTGATTGAAGGCGAGGATGCGTGCGTCCGCGTCGATCACCACCACCCCGTCGGGCGCCTGTTGCAGGCAGCTCAGCAGGGCCTGCTCGGAATCGGTCAGCGTGGCCAGGCCCGGAACCGTGGCGGCAACGGCATCGCCAGGCGCGTTCGGGGTGCGGACGCGCTGGCGCGGCATGGGGCTAGCGGGCCTGGTTGGACAAGGCGATCAGGCGTTCGGCGATCCGGTCCAGCGGCAACACTTCCTGCGCGGCACCGAGCCGGAACGCGGTGCCGGGCATGCCCCAGACCACGCTGGTGGCCTCGTCCTGGACCAGGGTGCTGGCGCCGGCCTGCAGCATTTCCAGCAGGCCGCGCGCGCCGTCGTCGCCCATGCCGGTCAGCACCGCGCCGATCGCGTTGGCGCCGGCGTTGCGCGCCACCGACTGGAACAGCACGTCCACCGCCGGCTTGTGCCGGTTGACCGGCGGGCCGTCGTCGATCTTGCAACGCCAGCGCGCGCCGTCGCGGACCACCTGCAGGTGCTTGCCGCCGGGCGGCAGGTAGGCGTGGCCGGGCAGGATCGCTTCGCCTTCGCTGGCCTCGCGCACCGCCATCGCCGAGTGCCGGTTGAGGCGGTCGGCGAAGGCGGTGCTGAAGCCGGCCGGCAGATGCTGGGTCATCACCACCGCCGGCGCATCGGCCGGCATGCCTTCCAGGACCACGCGCAGCGCCTCGGTGCCGCCGGCGGAGGCGCCGATGGCGATCAGCCGGTCGGTGGTGCGGAATTTCAGCGTGGACGCGGCGCTGGGCGTGATCACGGTGTTGCCGCCAGGCCGCGGCGCAGCCGGGCGGTCGAGTGCGCGGACCTTGGCCTTGGCCGCGGCCTTGACCTTGCCAACGATTTCCTCGGCGTATTCCTCCAGGCCGCGGGCCACGTCGAGCTTGGGCTTGGAGATGAAATCGACCGCGCCCAGCGCCAGCGCCTGCAGCGTGGTGTCGGCGCCGCGCTCGGTCAGCGAGGAAATCATCACCACCGGCGTGGGCCGCAGCCGCATCAGGTTTTCCAGGAACGCCAGGCCATCCATGCGCGGCATTTCCACGTCCAGGGTGATCACGTCCGGATTGAGTCGCTTGATCTTCTCGCGGGCCAGGATCGGATCGGCGGCCGAGCCGACCACCTCGATGCCGGGCGCGCGCGACAGGATCTCGGTGAGCATCTGCCGCACGACCGCGGAGTCGTCGACGATCAGCACGCGACAGGGAATTTCTGAGGTCATTCGAACAACTCCACGGCGCCGGTGACCGGCGCTTTGGCGAGGCGGGCACGCACCGCCGATTCGGCGGCGGCGACTTCGGCTTCTTCGTGCGCATGCGGCAGGCGCTGCACGACCACGCGGCCGGTGGTGGGGAAGAACCAGATCTTGCGCGGATGGATGCCGCGCAGGTCCTCGGCCACCACCGGAATCTGCTCGGCTTTCAGATACTGCAACACGAACTCGGCGTTGCGGGTGCCGACCGGGTTGTTGGTGAAACCCTTGAGCACGTTGCCGCCGCCGAACACCTTGGCTTCCAGGCGGCTGCGGCTGGCGCCGCGCTTGAGCAGGTCGTTGATCAGCACTTCCATCGCATAGCTGCCGTAGCGCGCCGGTGCGCCGTCGCCGGCCTGGCCGTCGGGCAGCATGAAATGGTTCATGCCGCCGATCTTCAGCAGCGGGTCGCGGATGCAGGCGGCCACGCAGGAACCGAGGATGGTGGTCAGCGCGGTGTCGTCGTCCACCACCAGGTACTGGGTCGGCAACAGCTTGGCCGCAATGGTCTGGAAGCGGGTGTCGTGGTAGCGCATCACCTGATCCGCGACCACCGTGGCGGCTCTCATGCGCGTGCCTTGGTGGCGCGCCGGTACAGCGTGCGGCCACAGGGCTGGATCAGGTCGGCCGCATGCAGGTAGTTTTCCGAATGGCCGGTGTAGAGCATGCCTTCGTCGTCCAGATGCGGGATCAGCCGCGACAGAATGCCACGTTGCGTAGGCTTGTCGAAATAAATCATCACGTTGCGGCAGAACAGCGCCAGGTACGGGCCGCTGACGTCGTAGCGCGGCTCCAGCAGGTTCAGCTGGCGGAACTCGAGCAGCTCGCGCAGCGCCGGCACCACCCGGCACTGGCCTTCGTTGGCGCCGCTGCCGCGCTGGAAGTACTTGCGCTTGAGCGCCGGGTCCAGGCTGGAGATGCGATCGACCGCGTACACGCCGCGCGAGGCGGTCGCCAGCACCTGGGTGTCCACGTCGGTGGCCAGGATCCGCACCGGCGGGGTCAGCGTGCCGAACGCCTCGCAGGCGGTGATCGCCAGCGAATACGGTTCCTCGCCGGTGGAGGCGGCGCACGACCAGATCTTTACCGGCGCCGAGGCGGCGTGCTTCTGCAGCTCCTCGCGCAGGCGCTCGAAGTGGTGCGGCTCGCGGAAGAACGAGGTCAGGTTGGTGGTCAGCGCGTTGGTGAATGCCTCCCACTCGTCGCCGCCGTCGCGTTCCAACCAGTCCAGGTACTCGCGGAACGAGCGCAGGCCCAGCGTGCGCAGGCGCCGCGACAGGCGGCCGTAGACCATGTCGCGCTTGGCCGGGGCCAGCGCGATGCCCGCCTTCTGGTAGATCAGGTCGCAGACCCGCTTGAAATCGCGATCGCTGAATTCGAAGTCGCGATTGTCGGAACCGGGGTGGGGCAGGGAAGACGTTGGAGTGGCCATGGCTCGCAGCGGTGATCGGTCTATCGGGTTATCGGCCGGCGCCGCGCGAAATTGACGCCGGAACAAGATGCGGCCTACGCCGCTGCCGCTGTGCCGTCAGAACTCCTGCCACTGGTCTTCGGCGGCGCTGGCGCGCGCCGTGCCTGCCGCGCTGCGGATGCGCGCAGGCGCACGCGCTGCGGTCGCCACCGGCGAGGCCTTGGCGCGCACGGACGGCCTGGCCTTTGCGACCGGCGCGGCCTGCGGCGCCGGTGCGCTGGCCTGTGGGTCCAGCTTGAACTCGGCGACGGTGGCGCTGAGCTGGCCGGCCTGGGTCTGCAGCGTGCGCGCAGCGGCGGTGGCTTCCTCGACCAGCGCGGCGTTCTGCTGGGTGGCCTCGTCCATCTGGGTCACGGTCTGGTTGACCTGCTCGATGCCCAGCGACTGCTCCTGCGAGGCGGCGGAGATTTCGCCCATGATGTCGGTGACACGCTGCACCGAGGACACGATCTCCTGCATGGTGCGGCCGGCCTGGTCGACCAGGGCCGAACCTTCGGCGACGCGGGTCACCGATTCGTCGATCAGGCCCTTGATCTCTTTCGCCGCACCGGCCGAGCGCTGGGCGAGGGTACGCACCTCGCTGGCGACCACCGCGAAACCACGGCCCTGTTCGCCGGCACGCGCCGCTTCCACCGCGGCGTTGAGCGCGAGGATGTTGGTCTGGAAGGCGATGCCGTCGATGACCGAGATGATGTCGGCGATCTTCTTCGACGAGGTTTCGATGCCGCTCATCGTGGTGACGACTTGGCTGACCACATCGCCGCCCTGCGAGGCGACGGCGGCCGCACCGACCGCAAGCTGATTGGCTTGCCGCGCATGCTCGGCGTTCTGCTTCACGGTGGAGGTCAGCTCTTCCATCGAGGCGGCGGTTTCTTCCAGGCTGGCGGCCTGCTGCTCGGTACGGCGCGACAGGTCGTCGTTGCCGGCGGCGATTTCCGAGGAGGCGACGTTGATGCTGGCGGCCGCGCTCTGGATGCGGCCGACGATATCGGCCAACTGCTCGGCGGTGGCATTGGCGTCGTCGCGCATTTTGGCGAACACGCCATGGAACTCGCCCTGCATGCGCACGCTCAGGTCGCCGGCGGCGATGGCCTGCAGCAGCTGCGACAGCTTGCCGAGGGTGTGGTCGCTGACCTCCATCATCGCGTTGAGGTTCTGCACCATCGCGCGGAAATCGTACTGGAAGCGCTCGGCGTCGCCGCGCGCGCTGAAGTCGCCGACCGCCGCGGCCTCGGCCAGCTGCTTGACCTGTACGTTCATCGCGCTCAGGTTGGCCTTGGCGGTATCCATCGCGTCGGTCAGCGCGGCTTTCTCGCCGGGCAAGCGATCCATGTCGTCGGACAGGTCGCCGATCGCATAGCGCTGGATGATCTGCACCAGGCGCAGCTTCACCGCCACGTGCGAGGCGACCAGGTCGTTGGTGGCCTTGACCATGTACCCGTACTCGCCGGGGAAGGCGGTCGCGTCCATGCGGTAGCTGATCGTGCCCTGTTCGTGGCGCTGCGCCATCAGGTTCTGCGCGTCGATCACCTCGCGGATGCGGCTGCGCATGTCCAGCATATCGCCCATCAGCTGACCGATTTCGTCGCTGGAGCGTGTGCGCACGTTGCTGTCCAGTTCGCCGCGGGCGATGGCCTGCGACAGCTGCCGTGCCGCGTCGAGCTGGCGCGCGATGCCGCGCGAGATCATCCAGCCGACGCTGGCTGCGGCCGCGACCGCCAGGGCGAGCAGGCTCAGGATCAGCAGCTTGGTGCGCGTCAGCTGCGCGTTGATGGTGTCCATTTCCTGGTTCAGCTGGGCGACGTTGTAGTCGGTCAGCGCCACGATCCGTTCGAACAGTTCGCGCCGCAGCGGCCGCGATTGCTTGTCGGAGATGGTCTGCGCGGCGGCGACGTCGCCGGCACGCAGCGCATCGCCCATCAGCGTGTTGGTCTGCAGGTAGGCGTCCAGTTTTTCCTTGACCCCGGCATACATCTGCCGCTGGGTCTTTTCCAGCATCACCCGCTCGATGATGGCCTGGTTCTTGGCCACTTCCGCGCGCACCTTCTGCATGCGCTTGAAATAGTCGGCCATCGCTTCCGGGTCGTTGGCGCGGGCGATCTGCGCCAGTTCGTAGGTGCGGAACTCGCCGAGCTGCGCGCGTACTTCGGCCAGCGCCTGCGTGGCCGGCACCCAATCCAGCTCGATGCGCTTGAGCTCGGACATCGCCAAGGTGGTGCGCGAATAAGTGAACACGCCCAGGATCACCGTCAGCAGCGAGGTCAGGGCGAAGGCGAAGATCAGCTTGTCGCGGATTTTCAGTTGTTTGAATACATTCATTGGCGTTTCCGTGCAACGGATTGGGCGATGGCGAGGCGGTAAGACAGTTGGGCTAGCGGGCGACGTAGGTGGGCGCGTCGAGGTCCGGGTGCAGCGCGTGCGCGGCGTTGATACGGCTCAGTTGTTCCAGGTCGGCGAACAGGGCGCGGCGCTGCGGCAGCGCCTGTTGCGTGGACAGCTGGCGGGCGCGTTCGCGATCGCCGGCATGCACCGCGCTGCTGATCTGCCGGTGCAGCTGCAGGTAGGCATCCAGCTCGGCCTGGACAGTGGCGAAGCGGCGGCGTTCGTCTTCGCTCGGCGCGGTGGCGATGTACCGCGCCACTTGCGTGCGCGCGCCGCGCATCGAGCGTTCGATGCGCCGGTCGTAGTCGGCCACTTCCGCGGTATTGCCGGTCGCGGCGATCAGCGATAACTGATACAGACGCAATTCCGCCAGCTGCGCGCGCAGCTCGCGCAAGGCCATGGCCGACGGCGCTTGCCGGGTCTGCAACTGCAGCAGGTGCTGGCGCGAGTCGTCGAGGCTGCGGGTGCTCAGATGCGCCACCCCGATCACCGCGGCGCAGCCGAGCACGCACAGCAGCGACACGAGCAGAGACGATTTCAGATCGGTGTAGCGCGGCATCTCAGGCTCCCGAAGCGGCGGCAATGGCGAGGTGGCTGCGGCGATCGCATTCACGCTTCGTTAATCCGATATCGACTGCCGCGCCTGCCGCTTGAGACCGCAGGTGCCGTGACCGGCGCAACTGTGATGCAAGTCCGGTTGAGTGTCCGGCCGCAGCGCTGCGCTCAGAACTCCGCCCAGTCCGTTTCGGCCACTGCCGCGCGCTTGCCCGCCACCTGGCGCGGAGCCGGTTTGGCCGTCGCCGGACGCGACGGTGCGCGCGCGGGGGCGGCGCGAACGGGCGTGGCCGCAGCAGAGCTCCCGCCGCCGGTGCCGAGCCGGAACACAGCCGCGGCCTCGCTCAGCCTGCGCGCCTCTTCCTCCAGCGCCCGCGCCGATGCGCTGGCTTCCTCGACCAGGGCTGCGTTCTGCTGGGTAGCCTCGTCCATCTGGGTGACGGTCTGATTGACCTGCTCGATGCCCGACGATTGTTCCTGCGAGGCGGCGGAGATCTCGCCCATGATGTCGGTGACGCGCTGCACCGAGGACACGATCTCCTGCATAGTGCGGCCGGCCTGGTCGACCAGCGCCGAGCCTTCGGCGACGCGGGTCACCGATTCGTCGATCAGGCCCTTGATCTCCTTGGCCGCACCGGCCGAACGCTGGGCGAGGGTACGTACCTCGCTGGCGACCACGGCGAAGCCGCGGCCCTGTTCGCCGGCGCGCGCCGCTTCCACCGCCGCGTTGAGCGCGAGAATGTTGGTCTGGAAGGCGATGCCGTCGATGACGCTGATGATGTCGGCGATCTTCTTTGACGAGATCTCGATGCCGCTCATCGTGCTCACGACCTGGCCGACCACGTCGCCGCCTTGCGAGGCGACCGCGGCGGCGCCAACTGCGAGCTGGTTGGCCTGGCGCGCATGCTCGGCGTTCTGCTTGACCGTGGAGGTCAGTTCTTCCATCGAGGCGGCGGTCTCTTCCAGGCTGGCGGCCTGCTGCTCGGTGCGGCGCGACAGGTCGTCGTTGCCGGCGGCAATCTCGGTGGTCGCGGTGTTGATGCTCAGCGCCGCGTTCTGGATGCGGCCGACGATGTCGGCCAACTGGTCGGCGGTGGCATTGGCGTCGTCGCGCATGGTCGCGAACACGCCGTTGAACTCGCCCTGCATGCGCACGCTCAGGTCGCCGGCGGCGATGGCCTGCAGCAGCGTGGACAGCTGGCCCAGGTTGCGGTCGCTGACCTCCATCATCGCGTTGAGGTCCTGCACCATCAATCGGAAGTCGTGCTGGAAGTGCGCCGCATCGCCGCGTGCGCTGAAGTCGCCGGCCGCAGCCGCAGCGGCCAGGCGCTTGATCTCGGTGTTGATCGCCAGCAGGCTGGCCTTGGCCGCATCCATCGATTGGTGCAGTACCGCGCGGCTGCCGGGCAGGCGCCGCGCATCGCGATGCAGGTCGCCGTTGGCGTATTCGTTGAGCACCGCGATCGCATCGACGATGGCGTCCAGGTGCTCGAACATCATCGTGTTGATGCTTTTGCTGAGCTCGCCGTACACGCCGGGGAAGTCCTGCGGCATGCGGTGCGACATGTCCTTGTCGGCGTGCAGTACCGCCATCTTCGCCGCCTCGCTGGAGAAGCGTTCCAGCATCTGGATCATTTCGCCGGTGGCGCGCAGCATCTGCCCGGTCTCGTCGCGTCCGGGATTGTCGATGCGCACGCTCAGGTCGCCCCGGGAGACCGCGCGGATCGCCTGCAGCGTGCGCGATACCGGCACCAGCACCGAGCTGCCGATCAGCCAGTTGATGCCGAAGGTGATCAGCACCAGCACGCCGCCGGCCACGGTCATCACGCCGGTGAACAGCAGCGCCTGCGCCTGCACGTCGTCCATGTACACGCCGGTGCCGATGACCCAGTTCCAGGGCTTGAACGGTGCGTTGTAGGACACCTTCTCGACCGGCTCCTCGTTGCCGGGCTTTGGCCACAGATAGTCCACATAGCCGCCGCCAGCCGCGGCAGCGGCGGCGAACTGGCGGAAGATCGGCTTGCCGTCGGCGCTGAGCACGTTGCCGATGTCCTTGCCGACCAGGTCGTGGCGGGTCGGGTGCATCAGCATGGTCGGATGCATGTCGTGCACGTAGAAATAGTCCACGCCGTCGCGTGCGCGCATCGACTCCAGCGTGGCCAGCGCGGTGCGCTGCGCGTCGGCCAGCGGCATCTGCCCGGCCTCGGCCTTGGCCGCATAGGCCTGCACCACGCCGACCGCCAGTTCGATCTGGCTCTTCAGCGCCTGCTCGCGGGTGTTGCGGATATCCACGTACTGCATGCGCGCAGCGATGATCGCCAGCAGCACGATGCCGCCGCCAAGCAGCAGGGTTTGCCAGACGAACTTGCGACGCAGCGGCAGATCCGACAGGCGCGCGATAAGCGACGGAGACGACATTGGATGGGCACCTTCGAGTGGTTCTCGAAGGTCTTAGCGGCGCGGCTGTAACAAAATTGAGACAAACTCGCCTGGCCCAGCGAGCGGTCGTGGTCGCGACCGTGGAATGGCCGGCAAAAAAAATCCCCGGCGCATGGCCGGGGATCGGGAAGTGCCTGAATGCCGCGAGCGCCGGCGCGTCAGAACTCCTGCCAGTCCGAATCGGCCAGGGCCGGTACGGACTTCTTGCTGCCGGTGGCCAGCGCCGGCTTGCCCGACGGGACCACGACCGGCTTCTTCGCCACCGTGCGGATCGAGTGCACCTGCGCATGACGCGGCGCCGGCGCCGGCGCGCTGACCGGCGACTGTTCCACGCGGAAGATCGAGACCGCCTCGGTCAGCTGCCCGGCCTGCTCTTCCATCGAGCGTGCGGCAGCGGTGGCTTCTTCGACCAGCGCGGCGTTCTGCTGGGTGGTCTCGTCCATCTGGGTGACGGTCTGGTTGACCTGCTCGATGCCGGACGACTGCTCCTGCGACGCCGCCGCGATCTCGCTCATGATGTCGGTGACGCGCTGCACCGAGGACACGATCTCGCTCATGGTCTGGCCGGCCTGGCGCACCAGCGCCGAGCCGTTGGCGACCTGGCTGACCGAGGCGTCGATCAGGCCCTTGATCTCCTTGGCCGCATTGGCCGAGCGCTGGGCGAGGGTACGCACCTCGCTGGCGACCACCGCGAAGCCGCGGCCCTGTTCGCCGGCACGCGCCGCTTCCACCGCGGCGTTGAGCGCCAGGATGTTGGTCTGGAACGCGATGCCGTCGATGACGCTGATGATGTCGGCGATCTTCTTGGAGGAGGTCTCGATGCCGCTCATCGTGGTCACCACCTGGCCGACCACGGCGCCGCCCTGCGAGGCGACGGACGCGGCGCCGACCGCCAGCTGGTTGGCCTGGCGCGCGTGCTCGGCGTTCTGCTTGACCGTCGAGGTCAATTCTTCCATCGAGGCGGCGGTTTCTTCCAGGTTCGCCGCTTGCTGCTCGGTGCGGCGCGACAGGTCGTCGTTGCCGGCGGCGATCTCGCCGGCGGCGGCGTTGATGCTGACCGCGGCGGTCTGGATGCGGCCGACGATGGAGGCGAGCTGCTCGGCGGTGGCGTTGGCGTCGTCGCGCATGGTCGCGAACACGCCGTCGAACTCGCCGTGCATGCGTGCGGTCAGGTCGCCCTGCGACAGCGCGGTCAGCAGCTTGGAGACTTCGCCGATGCTGTCGCCGTTGGCCTGCAGCAGGCCGTTGAGCTGCTGCGCCAGCTGCAGGAAGAAGCCCTGCTTGCCGTCGGTGGCCACGCGCCCGGACAGGTCGCCGGCGGCGGCGGCCTGCACGATCTTGGCCACTTCTTCTTCGACCTGGGCCTCGACGGTGCGGTCGCGCGATTCGCAGACGAAACCGACATGGCTGCCGTGCGCGTCGCGGATGCTGGAGACGATCTGGGCGATGCGGGCATGGCCGTAGGCCATCTCGCGCTCGGTCACGCCCTGCTTCTCGATCGCGGCGACGGTGCGGGTGTCGATCTGGTTGCCGTATTCCAGCACCGACAACGAGGAACCGACTAGCGGCATGCTCGAGTCGAACGCGGGGGCGACCTTGCGGATATGGTCGGCATACTTGTCGACGATGCCCTGCATCGACGGGTTCGCGTAGACGATGGTGTAGTCCAGGTCGGCGATGAACATGCCGGTGGAGGAGTTGTCCAACGCGGTGCGGATGCGCAGGTTCTCCGACGCCACCGCCGCGTCGCGCTCGGTGCGCTCGCGCAGGTCCTGCTGCATGCGCTTGAGCGCCTGCAGCAGTTCGCCGACCTCGTCCTGGCCGCTGGCGTCGATATGGCCATCGAGCTTGCCGCTGGCGACTTCGTTGGCCACCTTGACCGCGCTGCCCACGCTGTTGGCCAGCATCCGTCCGAACAGCCAGGCCATGCCCACTGCGCCACCGACGCCGATCAGCAGGCAGACCAGCAGCATGGCCGACGCCTTGCCGTAGGTGCTGCCAGCGGTTTCCGCGGCCAGCTTGGCCTGGCGATCGTTCTCCGCGATCAGCGCGATCACATCGTCGACGACCTTGTTGTGCAGGGTGCGCGTCTCGCTGGTGAACGTATCGATCGCATCGTCATGCAGCTCCAGCTGCACCATTTCGTCCACGGACTGATAGGAGGCTTTCGCCTTCTTCCAATCGGCGACCGTGCGCTGGTAGATCGCGCGCTCGTTGTCGCTGCCGATCATCGGCGGGTATTTGGCCAGGATCTCGTCCAGTTGCTTGGCCAGCGTGACCCTGCGCGCCTCCGACTCCTTCTTCAGCGCGTCGCTGCTGCGGATCAGGCTCTGGTACGCCGCATTGCGGTATTCGCCGAGAATGCCACGGATCTCGCCACCGGTACGCACGCTCGGCACCACATTCTTGGAAACCATTTCGGCCACGCCGTTGATCGAATGCAGCCCGTTATAGGCGGCAAGCCCCTGTATCAACATGATGGCGAGCACGAGACCGAATGCCAGCATCAGCTTCGGCATCAGCTTCATATTCTTTATCCACTGCATGAACGCATTTCCCCTTGGTTCGATAACGGCGGCGTAGCATCAGAAAAACAAAAGCGCCGCCATGCCGGAGCGCATGGGCTCCGGCGCGGCGACGCTTCGTGGTCTTACTTGATCGTGGCCAGCTTCAGGCTGGACGGCGCGCTGACCTGGATCTCGGCGCGCGAGCTGTCGCGTTCGATCTTGCCGATCACGCACACGTCCTTGCCTTCCAGGCTTTCCGGCGCGAAGCCGAACTTGCCGCGGTCGGCGCCGGCGATGCGCG
Proteins encoded:
- a CDS encoding EAL domain-containing protein, producing the protein MPRQRVRTPNAPGDAVAATVPGLATLTDSEQALLSCLQQAPDGVVVIDADARILAFNQTAEALWGLSQAQVLGRSLGELVPDEARAPFLARCMRQRTDTPGDGYELQLPGNDGVQRWVSVSAATVPQQTAPLYVVFVRDISAERERDAKMRLLSLALDRSDNAIVVCDPQLAILYVNAGFVHMFGYTAEEVRGLLPSSVLPGVGTDMQAVRLTRERVVGGLGHQTDLLVYRKDGSPLWTTLMANPIADADGGIQHYVVSFTDITQSKMHEILHKNVLDALVREQPLVDVAALICSEVERVAPQVVASIISVDGDGRLHPLASPSLPTAFNAAVECMRVGPTAGACGAAIWRGKQVLVRDAATDPLFAEYRPLVQQLGLGSCVASPIKSSGGRVLGSFALYYRDVCEPQPWHLRLIELCLHLCALALEREQTKARVHQLAFYDSLTGLPNRVMFSARAEQALAAAEYHAFPVAILFVDIDRFKRVNETQGHAAGDGMLRDIARRLGETLSATDLIGRQAGDEFVLMLPQCGAEQAAGVAERLLLALADPLVVGHVTLHPGASIGVAMFPDDGRDIETLLRHADLAMYRAKNEGGGSFRFFSADMNRMAQERVALETALREALRRDQLQLHYQPQLHSQPPYALYGVEALLRWQHPHLGDISPARFVPMAEECGLIDELGHWVLRQACRQMADWRLRGVPVPRVAVNLSASNFADAQLPARVAKKLSAHGLVPSDLALEMTESVMLSNAPAVLANLRQLQASGVRLSLDDFGTGYSSLSHLHQLPVNELKLDMSFVRDLEHSETARALTTSVLRIGESLRLHTVAEGVETEAQRAFLSWLGCDVLQGFLFSPALPATQLERWIGAHQADPEAAAPPATSGAAPH
- a CDS encoding chemotaxis response regulator protein-glutamate methylesterase, which produces MTSEIPCRVLIVDDSAVVRQMLTEILSRAPGIEVVGSAADPILAREKIKRLNPDVITLDVEMPRMDGLAFLENLMRLRPTPVVMISSLTERGADTTLQALALGAVDFISKPKLDVARGLEEYAEEIVGKVKAAAKAKVRALDRPAAPRPGGNTVITPSAASTLKFRTTDRLIAIGASAGGTEALRVVLEGMPADAPAVVMTQHLPAGFSTAFADRLNRHSAMAVREASEGEAILPGHAYLPPGGKHLQVVRDGARWRCKIDDGPPVNRHKPAVDVLFQSVARNAGANAIGAVLTGMGDDGARGLLEMLQAGASTLVQDEATSVVWGMPGTAFRLGAAQEVLPLDRIAERLIALSNQAR
- the cheD gene encoding chemoreceptor glutamine deamidase CheD, which produces MRAATVVADQVMRYHDTRFQTIAAKLLPTQYLVVDDDTALTTILGSCVAACIRDPLLKIGGMNHFMLPDGQAGDGAPARYGSYAMEVLINDLLKRGASRSRLEAKVFGGGNVLKGFTNNPVGTRNAEFVLQYLKAEQIPVVAEDLRGIHPRKIWFFPTTGRVVVQRLPHAHEEAEVAAAESAVRARLAKAPVTGAVELFE
- a CDS encoding CheR family methyltransferase; this encodes MATPTSSLPHPGSDNRDFEFSDRDFKRVCDLIYQKAGIALAPAKRDMVYGRLSRRLRTLGLRSFREYLDWLERDGGDEWEAFTNALTTNLTSFFREPHHFERLREELQKHAASAPVKIWSCAASTGEEPYSLAITACEAFGTLTPPVRILATDVDTQVLATASRGVYAVDRISSLDPALKRKYFQRGSGANEGQCRVVPALRELLEFRQLNLLEPRYDVSGPYLALFCRNVMIYFDKPTQRGILSRLIPHLDDEGMLYTGHSENYLHAADLIQPCGRTLYRRATKARA
- a CDS encoding methyl-accepting chemotaxis protein; translated protein: MNVFKQLKIRDKLIFAFALTSLLTVILGVFTYSRTTLAMSELKRIELDWVPATQALAEVRAQLGEFRTYELAQIARANDPEAMADYFKRMQKVRAEVAKNQAIIERVMLEKTQRQMYAGVKEKLDAYLQTNTLMGDALRAGDVAAAQTISDKQSRPLRRELFERIVALTDYNVAQLNQEMDTINAQLTRTKLLILSLLALAVAAAASVGWMISRGIARQLDAARQLSQAIARGELDSNVRTRSSDEIGQLMGDMLDMRSRIREVIDAQNLMAQRHEQGTISYRMDATAFPGEYGYMVKATNDLVASHVAVKLRLVQIIQRYAIGDLSDDMDRLPGEKAALTDAMDTAKANLSAMNVQVKQLAEAAAVGDFSARGDAERFQYDFRAMVQNLNAMMEVSDHTLGKLSQLLQAIAAGDLSVRMQGEFHGVFAKMRDDANATAEQLADIVGRIQSAAASINVASSEIAAGNDDLSRRTEQQAASLEETAASMEELTSTVKQNAEHARQANQLAVGAAAVASQGGDVVSQVVTTMSGIETSSKKIADIISVIDGIAFQTNILALNAAVEAARAGEQGRGFAVVASEVRTLAQRSAGAAKEIKGLIDESVTRVAEGSALVDQAGRTMQEIVSSVQRVTDIMGEISAASQEQSLGIEQVNQTVTQMDEATQQNAALVEEATAAARTLQTQAGQLSATVAEFKLDPQASAPAPQAAPVAKARPSVRAKASPVATAARAPARIRSAAGTARASAAEDQWQEF